One window of Pyrus communis chromosome 12, drPyrComm1.1, whole genome shotgun sequence genomic DNA carries:
- the LOC137711708 gene encoding bidirectional sugar transporter N3-like, which produces MSASTSHHPLAFAFGVLGNITSFIVFLAPLPTFWRVYKKKSTEGFQSVPYVFALFTATIWIYYAFLKSNEILLITINSFGCVIETIYIAIYLTYATKQARVSTLRLLFLVNFGGFCLILLLAHFLSQGPTRVAVLGWVCVTFSVSVFAAPLSVMKMVIHTKSVEFMPFNLSFFLTLSAVMWLSYGLLLKDLYVATPNIVGFSFGLVQMALYAKYRNNKTNVEEKLPEQKADVVKQMTILTTTPEVEVQVQAAVSSHDNSTDAHPSSEHNNDQYMHAQTCHNEKIIEPSLPGQLVTCEV; this is translated from the exons ATGTCTGCATCAACTTCTCACCATCCATTGGCTTTTGCCTTTGGCGTTCTAG GCAACATTACCTCGTTCATCGTTTTTCTAGCTCCGCT GCCAACATTTTGGAGGGTGTATAAGAAGAAATCGACGGAGGGATTTCAATCAGTTCCATATGTGTTTGCACTGTTCACTGCAACGATATGGATATACTATGCATTCCTCAAGTCTAATGAGATCCTTCTCATCACCATCAACTCATTCGGTTGTGTCATAGAGACCATTTATATTGCAATTTACCTTACATATGCAACTAAGCAAGCGAGG GTGTCCACTCTGAGGCTGCTTTTTCTGGTGAACTTTGGGGGATTTTGCTTGATTCTTCTTCTGGCTCACTTCTTATCACAAGGGCCGACCCGCGTCGCAGTTCTAGGATGGGTTTGTGTGACTTTCTCTGTCAGTGTCTTTGCAGCACCTTTAAGCGTCATG AAAATGGTTATCCACACGAAGAGCGTGGAGTTCATGCCGTTTAATTTATCCTTCTTCCTCACCCTAAGTGCCGTTATGTGGCTCAGCTATGGCTTACTCCTCAAGGATCTCTACGTTGCA ACCCCAAACATTGTTGGTTTCTCCTTTGGGTTGGTTCAGATGGCTCTCTATGCAAAGTACAGGAATAACAAAACAAATGTGGAGGAGAAGCTACCAGAACAGAAAGCTGATGTTGTGAAGCAAATGACAATTTTGACTACTACTCCTGAGGTGGAGGTACAAGTCCAAGCAGCGGTAAGCTCCCATGACAATAGTACTGATGCTCATCCAAGCTCTGAGCATAACAATGACCAATATATGCATGCACAAACATGCCATAACGAGAAAATCATCGAACCCTCCTTGCCCGGCCAACTTGTTACATGTGAAGTTTGA
- the LOC137710495 gene encoding LEAF RUST 10 DISEASE-RESISTANCEUS RECEPTOR-LIKE PROTEIN KINASE-like 2.5 produces MHSLLLRSLFPFLLVTSFISINFELCLCQPYSICSKAISCGGIRDISYPFWGVNRPKYCGQPGFELRCLDDVPVINMSNINYRILEMNSSSPRTIKVARQDYWKTLCPSSFANTRINFSLFNYSSGLTNVTFYYGCEVDVPRVYYSSDICNVNNGSDQVDTRLCKVNVTVPIFSTADFEGNPTTLQDAIDGGFKLEIKIDNDQCNSCERSGGRCGLNTTTGGFTCYCKNQASATTCNSTSTEPSGSLSPSWKIGISAGVSGTIVAVICIVCISRKKKLMCFSKKDKTDDFDVGAFIRNYGSLTPKRYSYSDVKKMTISFRDKIGKGGYGTVYRGKLPDGCLVAVKVLSDSKGNGEEFINEVASIGRTSHVNVVTLFGFCYERDKRALIYEFMPNGSLDNFIHKQGSDIDNCRLGWKTLSEIAVGVARGLEYLHRGCNTRILHFDIKPQNILLDNDFCPKIADFGLAKLCKAKESIVSMLGTRGTAGYIAPEVFSRSFGGVSHKSDVYSYGMLVLEMVGARKNLDSGVSHTSEMFPHYIYKDLELENNANVFGASSEEENEIARKMVLISMWCIQTIPSDRPSMSKVVEMLEGPVQSLQIAPKPSLFSHTTAAENSMSTNQQSDETS; encoded by the exons ATGCATTCCCTTCTGCTTCGGTCTTTGTTTCCTTTCCTTTTGGTCACTTCCTTTATCTCAATCAACTTTGAGTTATGTTTGTGTCAACCCTACTCAATCTGCAGCAAAGCTATTAGCTGTGGCGGAATCAGAGACATCTCGTACCCCTTTTGGGGTGTAAACAGACCCAAGTACTGTGGCCAACCTGGGTTCGAGCTCCGATGCCTAGATGATGTCCCGGTGATCAACATGTCGAATATCAACTACAGAATTCTCGAAATGAACTCAAGTAGTCCTCGGACTATTAAAGTTGCTAGGCAGGACTATTGGAAAACTCTCTGTCCTTCGAGTTTTGCTAACACCAGGATCAACTTCTCTCTGTTTAATTATAGTTCCGGTCTTACGAACGTGACATTTTACTACGGGTGCGAGGTGGATGTTCCGAGAGTTTATTATAGTTCCGATATATGCAATGTAAACAACGGATCTGATCAAGTTGACACCCGCCTCTGTAAAGTCAATGTCACTGTTCCAATTTTTAGTACAGCTGATTTCGAAGGCAATCCAACGACTCTCCAGGACGCGATAGACGGTGGTTTTAAATTGGAAATTAAGATTGATAATGATCAATGCAATAGTTGTGAGCGATCAGGAGGTCGCTGTGGGCTTAACACGACGACTGGTGGATTCACTTGCTATTGCAAAAATCAGGCGTCTGCAACCACATGCAATTCAACTTCAACTGAACCATCAG GTTCATTGTCGCCTAGTTGGAAAATTG gTATTTCTGCTGGTGTTTCGGGGACTATTGTAGCAGTTATTTGCATAGTATGCATatcgaggaaaaaaaaattaatgtgctTCTCAAAGAAGGATAAAACGGATGATTTTGATGTCGGGGCTTTTATAAGGAATTATGGATCACTTACTCCAAAGCGGTATAGTTATTCAGACGTGAAAAAAATGACAATCTCCTTCAGAGATAAAATAGGTAAAGGAGGATATGGCACTGTCTACAGAGGAAAACTACCCGACGGCTGTCTTGTTGCAGTGAAAGTCCTCAGCGACTCCAAAGGAAATGGAGAAGAATTTATCAATGAGGTTGCTAGCATTGGTAGAACTTCCCATGTCAATGTAGTCACACTTTTCGGATTCTGTTACGAGAGGGACAAAAGAGCTCTGATTTACGAATTTATGCCTAACGGATCTCTTGATAATTTCATACATAAGCAAGGATCCGATATTGACAATTGTCGCTTGGGGTGGAAGACATTATCCGAAATAGCAGTCGGTGTTGCGCGAGGACTAGAGTACTTGCACCGCGGTTGCAACACGAGAATTTTGCATTTCGACATAAAGCCGCAAAACATTCTTTTGGACAATGACTTTTGCCCGAAAATCGCTGATTTCGGTCTTGCAAAACTATGCAAAGCGAAGGAGAGCATTGTGTCGATGTTGGGCACAAGAGGAACTGCAGGATACATCGCACCTGAAGTATTTAGTCGGAGCTTTGGAGGAGTGTCTCACAAGTCTGATGTGTACAGCTACGGAATGCTGGTTCTCGAAATGGTTGGAGCAAGAAAGAATTTGGATTCCGGAGTGTCTCATACGAGTGAAATGTTTCCGCATTACATTTATAAAGATCTAGAGCTAGAGAACAATGCGAATGTTTTTGGGGCTAGCAGTGAGGAGGAAAATGAAATAGCAAGAAAGATGGTGTTAATAAGCATGTGGTGCATTCAGACCATTCCTTCCGATCGGCCATCGATGAGCAAAGTGGTGGAGATGTTGGAAGGACCGGTTCAGTCCTTGCAAATTGCACCCAAGCCTTCCTTGTTTTCTCATACAACAGCTGCAGAAAACTCTATGAGTACAAACCAACAGTCTGATGAAACAAGCTAG